A part of Desulfovibrio sp. JC010 genomic DNA contains:
- a CDS encoding AEC family transporter, translating to MLVTALSALTPLLLMILAGYFSYRRQILPENSAAVLNDFVYYFTLPALLFSSLAVTPFEEIAQGNFIAGYLVALVGIYFLGFLISKFALKGSFTENSMRAGTASFPNSGYLGLPIMMYLFEGSRQALLATTLGIILPIIIVILIVSSFALHAADKSQSRIRVVWEIVLSMIKTPLIGASFIGAVYSFLHYELPDFLEVGLHNFGMASVPCALFSVGILLARNKMELKVMNIGLVNLVKLIIHPLLAAACLWAFGVRGTMLLMGILLTGMPVAAISCVLAETYQTCEAETSATFLVSMILYIPMLYLTLLLTDMCGLPLING from the coding sequence ATGCTTGTAACCGCCCTTTCAGCTCTTACGCCTTTGCTCCTGATGATTCTGGCCGGATATTTTTCCTATCGCCGCCAGATTCTTCCGGAGAATTCGGCCGCAGTACTCAATGACTTTGTTTATTACTTTACTCTGCCTGCTCTTCTGTTCAGTTCTCTTGCAGTCACTCCTTTCGAGGAAATTGCACAGGGTAATTTTATTGCAGGGTATCTGGTGGCACTGGTCGGGATTTATTTCCTGGGCTTTTTAATTTCAAAGTTTGCGCTAAAGGGAAGTTTTACCGAGAACAGCATGCGGGCCGGCACGGCAAGTTTTCCTAATTCAGGTTACCTCGGCCTGCCCATTATGATGTACCTGTTCGAAGGCTCAAGACAGGCGTTGCTTGCAACCACACTCGGAATCATCCTGCCGATCATTATTGTTATCCTGATTGTCTCCAGTTTTGCACTGCATGCTGCGGACAAATCCCAGTCGCGTATCAGAGTGGTCTGGGAGATTGTATTATCCATGATCAAAACACCCCTGATCGGGGCTTCGTTCATCGGTGCTGTTTATTCATTTCTTCATTATGAACTGCCTGATTTTCTTGAAGTCGGGTTGCACAATTTCGGCATGGCTTCAGTTCCATGTGCTCTCTTTTCGGTCGGGATTCTTCTGGCAAGAAATAAAATGGAATTGAAGGTCATGAATATCGGGCTGGTCAATTTGGTTAAACTGATAATTCACCCGCTGCTGGCTGCTGCCTGTTTGTGGGCTTTCGGTGTCAGGGGGACAATGCTTTTAATGGGAATTCTGCTTACGGGGATGCCTGTGGCGGCGATTTCCTGCGTATTGGCAGAAACTTACCAGACCTGTGAAGCCGAGACTTCTGCTACTTTTCTGGTCTCCATGATCCTGTACATACCCATGCTTTATTTGACTTTATTGCTGACCGATATGTGCGGACTGCCCTTGATCAACGGCTAG